A section of the Paenibacillus odorifer genome encodes:
- the clpB gene encoding ATP-dependent chaperone ClpB, with protein MDFNKLTQKLQEAVAAAQSLASDSGHQEIDNLHLLKALLQQQEGLLPRLLQKMNIPVAELMRSTDELLQRKPSISGSGASTVRRYASQSLIHLLEQAEKEAAKMQDEFVSVEHAVLAMVSDSSGENRELRDLFVRRGLTREKLMSVLAEIRGHQRVTSREPEATYEVLEKYGRDLVAEVRAGKIDPVIGRDGEIRRVIRILSRKTKNNPVLIGEPGVGKTAIVEGLAHRIVRKDVPEGLKDKTIFSLDMSSLVAGAKFRGEFEERLQAVLREVRESNGRIILFIDELHTIVGAGKTEGSMDAGNMLKPMLARGELHCIGATTLDEYRKYIEKDPALERRFQQVLVSEPDVEDTISILRGLKERFEVHHGVKIHDSALVAAGVLSNRYITDRFLPDKAIDLVDEACAMIRTEIDSMPGEMDEVTRRLMQMEIEEAALKKETDDASKRRLEILQRELADLKEKQLGMTARWEKEKSAIQGIRDLKKRLEQVRKDLVDAQEEYDLNKSAELSYGIIPDLERQLKAAEEAAQQDQDTRLLREAVTEEEIADIVSRWTGVPVSRLVEGERDKLLRLEDTLHERVVGQDEAVSLVADAVLRARAGIKDPNRPIGSFLFLGPTGVGKTELAKSLAVSLFDREDGMIRIDMSEYMEKHSVSRLVGAPPGYVGYEEGGQLTEAVRRQPYTVVLLDEVEKAHPDVFNILLQLLDDGRLTDSQGRMVDFKNTIIIMTSNIGSPHLIQGTDEKGQLTEAAKDRVMKELSGHFRPEFLNRVDDIVMFKPLTLGEIEKIVDKLVDGLRLRLAEREIGLVLTESAVRFIAKEGFDPVYGARPLKRFIQRSLETRVARAIIAGEAAEGSVIQVDESGNELTVSILKPEVDGPQSSE; from the coding sequence ATGGATTTCAATAAATTAACTCAAAAGCTGCAGGAAGCAGTGGCTGCGGCGCAGTCGCTGGCATCAGACAGCGGTCATCAGGAGATCGATAATCTCCATCTGTTAAAAGCGTTGCTTCAGCAGCAAGAAGGATTGCTGCCAAGATTGCTGCAAAAGATGAATATCCCTGTGGCTGAGCTGATGCGCAGCACGGATGAATTGCTTCAACGCAAGCCGAGCATCAGCGGGTCAGGAGCAAGCACGGTACGGCGTTACGCCTCGCAATCGCTGATTCATCTGCTGGAGCAGGCGGAGAAGGAAGCGGCGAAGATGCAGGATGAGTTTGTTTCTGTGGAGCATGCTGTGCTGGCCATGGTGTCAGATTCGAGCGGGGAGAATCGTGAGCTAAGGGATCTTTTTGTCCGCCGTGGGCTGACCCGTGAGAAGCTGATGTCGGTGCTTGCTGAGATTCGTGGACATCAGCGGGTAACCAGCCGGGAGCCAGAAGCTACTTATGAGGTGCTGGAGAAATACGGCCGTGATCTTGTAGCTGAGGTTCGCGCGGGCAAGATTGATCCAGTCATTGGTCGTGATGGCGAGATCCGCCGAGTAATCCGGATTTTGTCCCGTAAAACGAAAAATAACCCTGTGCTGATCGGTGAACCAGGTGTAGGGAAAACAGCCATTGTGGAAGGCTTGGCACACCGGATTGTACGCAAAGACGTACCGGAGGGTCTGAAGGATAAGACGATTTTTTCACTGGATATGAGTTCACTTGTGGCAGGCGCGAAGTTTCGTGGTGAATTCGAAGAACGCCTGCAGGCGGTATTGAGAGAGGTTCGCGAAAGCAACGGCCGCATTATTCTTTTTATTGATGAGCTGCATACGATTGTGGGCGCAGGTAAAACCGAAGGCTCGATGGATGCGGGCAATATGCTGAAGCCGATGTTGGCCCGGGGTGAGCTGCATTGTATCGGTGCCACAACGCTCGATGAATATCGCAAATATATAGAGAAGGACCCTGCGCTGGAACGCCGTTTCCAACAGGTGCTCGTGAGCGAACCCGATGTAGAGGATACGATCTCCATTTTGCGTGGTCTGAAGGAGCGGTTTGAAGTCCACCACGGGGTCAAAATCCATGACAGCGCCCTGGTAGCCGCAGGGGTATTGTCCAATCGTTATATTACGGATCGATTTTTACCGGATAAGGCGATTGACCTAGTGGACGAGGCTTGCGCCATGATCCGCACAGAGATAGACTCCATGCCGGGTGAGATGGATGAAGTGACCCGCCGCCTGATGCAGATGGAGATTGAAGAAGCGGCGCTTAAAAAAGAAACTGATGACGCCAGCAAACGCCGACTCGAAATATTGCAGCGCGAGCTCGCTGACCTGAAGGAGAAGCAGCTAGGGATGACGGCGCGCTGGGAGAAAGAGAAGTCGGCCATCCAAGGGATTCGCGACCTCAAAAAACGGCTGGAGCAAGTACGTAAGGATCTGGTCGATGCACAGGAGGAATATGATCTTAATAAGTCAGCCGAACTGAGCTACGGCATTATTCCTGATCTGGAGCGTCAGTTGAAAGCAGCGGAAGAAGCGGCACAGCAGGATCAGGATACAAGATTGCTACGTGAGGCTGTTACTGAAGAGGAAATCGCAGATATTGTCTCCCGCTGGACCGGCGTTCCGGTTAGCCGACTGGTAGAAGGCGAACGGGATAAGCTGCTGCGTCTGGAGGATACGCTGCATGAACGGGTAGTGGGCCAAGACGAAGCCGTCAGCTTGGTGGCCGATGCGGTGCTTCGGGCAAGAGCAGGAATCAAAGATCCGAATCGCCCGATTGGTTCATTCCTGTTCCTTGGCCCGACGGGTGTAGGGAAGACTGAGCTGGCTAAGTCGCTTGCGGTATCTCTTTTTGACCGCGAAGATGGCATGATCCGTATAGATATGTCGGAGTATATGGAAAAGCATAGTGTCTCCCGTCTCGTCGGCGCACCTCCAGGATATGTTGGATATGAGGAAGGCGGGCAGCTCACGGAAGCTGTGCGGCGTCAGCCTTATACTGTAGTGCTGCTCGATGAAGTGGAGAAGGCGCATCCCGATGTGTTTAACATTCTGCTGCAGCTGCTTGATGATGGACGGCTGACTGATTCACAAGGCCGAATGGTTGACTTCAAGAATACAATCATCATTATGACTTCCAATATCGGTTCACCTCATCTGATTCAAGGCACCGATGAAAAAGGTCAGCTCACGGAAGCTGCCAAGGATAGAGTGATGAAGGAACTGAGTGGTCATTTCCGTCCAGAGTTCCTGAACCGGGTGGATGACATTGTAATGTTCAAGCCGCTGACACTGGGTGAGATCGAGAAAATTGTGGACAAACTGGTGGATGGATTGCGTCTACGTCTGGCAGAACGGGAGATCGGGCTGGTATTAACTGAATCGGCGGTGCGTTTTATCGCTAAGGAAGGTTTTGATCCTGTGTATGGGGCAAGACCGTTGAAAAGATTCATCCAGCGCAGCTTGGAGACACGTGTGGCACGTGCGATTATTGCTGGTGAAGCCGCAGAGGGATCAGTTATTCAGGTGGATGAATCCGGCAACGAGCTGACGGTAAGCATTCTGAAGCCAGAAGTCGATGGGCCACAGAGTTCTGAATAA
- a CDS encoding glycosyltransferase family 2 protein, whose amino-acid sequence MNKTRVLIGSPIHQKPNVLREFLNSLLRLNIEQIELDFHLIDDNDDEASSRLLQEFKSKGEHIFIQSSGFHDAYIRNDTTHFWNSDLVWKVANFKNLMINRAQTLNYDYLFLIDSDLILHPDTLRHLIGTNKDIISEVFWTQWQPDTMFQPQVWMHDEYNQWEILPGEKLQPEEINRRFHEFIAKLRNPGIYEVGGLGACTLISQHALKAGVSYNQIRNISYWGEDRHFCIRAAALGIPLFVDTHYPALHLYRDSDLNKVEDFIRETTGVKAESAPTPIEENSNEAAAAPITKKRPKLTLTMVVKNESGRFLQQVLEEHRKYIDEAVIIDDGSTDNTAAVCLEALDGIPVHLVHNTESKFSNEIELRKQQWEEVLKTNPEWILSLDADEIFEASFAENIDTLLYADGVDLFCFRLYDLWNANHYREDTYWRSHLNYRPFLLRYKEDFNYVWNESPQHCGRFPENIFELSHQLSNLRLKHLGWSKAEFRLEKYLRYMLLDPDGKYGWKEQYMSILDEQPHLIPWVE is encoded by the coding sequence ATGAATAAGACACGCGTATTAATCGGCAGCCCGATCCATCAAAAGCCCAATGTGTTGCGAGAATTTCTGAATTCCCTGCTGCGCCTGAATATCGAGCAAATCGAACTGGATTTCCATCTGATTGATGACAATGATGATGAAGCGTCCAGCCGGTTGCTCCAGGAATTCAAAAGCAAGGGTGAGCATATTTTTATTCAAAGCTCCGGCTTTCACGATGCGTACATTCGCAATGATACGACCCACTTTTGGAATTCTGATTTAGTCTGGAAAGTCGCCAACTTCAAAAACCTCATGATTAACCGAGCGCAAACCCTGAACTATGACTACCTCTTCCTGATCGACTCTGACCTCATCCTCCACCCAGATACGCTAAGACATTTAATAGGGACGAACAAAGATATTATTTCAGAAGTATTTTGGACACAGTGGCAGCCAGATACCATGTTTCAGCCGCAGGTCTGGATGCATGACGAATACAATCAGTGGGAGATACTTCCCGGCGAAAAACTGCAACCCGAGGAGATCAACCGCAGATTTCATGAATTCATAGCCAAACTCCGCAATCCTGGAATCTATGAAGTGGGGGGTCTCGGCGCTTGTACATTGATTAGCCAGCATGCGTTAAAAGCCGGGGTAAGCTACAATCAGATCCGGAACATTTCATACTGGGGCGAGGATCGCCATTTCTGCATTCGTGCCGCGGCCCTTGGCATTCCGCTATTTGTTGACACCCATTATCCTGCCCTTCATTTGTACAGAGATAGTGATTTGAACAAGGTTGAAGATTTCATCAGAGAAACAACAGGGGTAAAAGCTGAATCGGCACCCACACCCATCGAGGAAAATTCCAATGAGGCTGCAGCTGCTCCTATAACCAAAAAGCGCCCCAAGCTAACCCTTACCATGGTTGTAAAAAATGAAAGCGGGCGCTTCCTGCAACAGGTTCTGGAGGAACACCGCAAATATATCGATGAGGCTGTCATTATTGATGACGGCAGCACCGACAATACAGCAGCTGTCTGTCTGGAAGCACTTGACGGCATTCCCGTTCATCTCGTGCATAATACCGAATCCAAGTTCAGCAATGAAATTGAGCTGCGAAAACAGCAGTGGGAGGAAGTCCTAAAGACAAATCCCGAGTGGATTCTGAGTCTGGACGCGGATGAGATCTTTGAAGCCAGCTTTGCGGAAAATATAGATACCTTGCTGTATGCAGATGGGGTCGATCTGTTCTGCTTCCGCCTTTACGATTTATGGAACGCGAACCATTACAGGGAGGATACCTACTGGCGCTCTCATCTGAACTACCGCCCTTTTTTGCTTCGCTATAAAGAAGACTTCAACTATGTATGGAATGAATCCCCACAGCACTGTGGGCGATTCCCGGAAAATATCTTCGAGCTGTCTCATCAGCTAAGCAACCTGCGGCTCAAGCATCTCGGTTGGTCCAAAGCCGAGTTCCGGCTCGAAAAATATCTGCGTTATATGCTCCTCGACCCCGACGGCAAATACGGCTGGAAAGAGCAATATATGTCCATCTTGGATGAACAGCCTCATCTAATCCCTTGGGTGGAGTGA